From the genome of Spirosomataceae bacterium TFI 002, one region includes:
- a CDS encoding Por secretion system C-terminal sorting domain-containing protein yields the protein MKIFTFLLLLFPFGLWAQNGFEQKKKNTDKSIKVKGFEVIDGRAANKSLRKAQPSVPAFELKALPLYKTIKSDEDPTFIHIENLKSPSTSKNAKVTTESKVYSFLESVNKELPVKDVNESFKITSVTKDEKGNEHIRLQQSHKGVPVYGGELVVHTRNNEVKTLNGHMANLLNNTETIPQLSEAMAVERGMDALSKETVIQTKGLTGGILKMKMSETSLVLYEHNGDLKLAYEMVLRPNILERWVLFLDAQNGEVLEKYNHTCTLDGVFKTQAVDLNGVQQSFIITESNNNYFLVDPSKKMYNNTQSKLPNQPVGAVWTIDASNARIDDSNMKFSHVNSTDGTTWNATAVSAHTNASICYDYYENTFKRNSLNGSGGNIISVINIADEDGGGMDNAYWNGEFMGYGNGRDGFKPLAGALDVAGHEMTHGVIENTAKLEYRNQSGALNESFADIFGAMIDRDDWTLGEDVVRKNVFPSGALRSLENPNQGGKNDNGYQPKTMSQYVFLRDIPSEDNGGVHINSGITNYAYYLFATGAGMDKSKAEQIYYHTLSNYLTRTSKFVDLRLAVIQSSIDLYGNGQEVAAAKSAFDRVGIVEPSSTGGGTTPDPTPKQEIPVNPGDQFLVVYEPAGKDLYSGKADLESSFTSFAQDIGCKKKPSITDDGNFVYWVGEDGNIYRKNLLTTAQVQKMTDNQAWDNVAVSKNGKLLAALTTEAEPFIYIFDLVNNKNVKFRLFNPTYTQGVSTGEVLYADALEWDYSGEFLIYDAFNRASGLFGDLEYWDVGIIKAWDVATGTFTDGGDIQKIFSDLDEGDNIGNPAIAKTNPNVIAFDYLNSTDDRIFILGADLSTGNLNVILENNEIGYPDYSVEDNAMVYNSSLSNGDEVVKIIGINSDRISAQSTSGQRLFSSGEDKFAVYFAKGQRALPQKQVQTLSFPPIADKNRGEVFTLSASASSKLSVQFTLVSGDAEINQASLKAGNIPGKVTVQAFQVGNSDFTSISAEQTFCIRPSSPSITLNGNVAVAQGGTLYQWYLNGKPINGQTTNNTFNTNQFSGLYNVQSITQDGCGSSLSNGIATSILLANSESRDTEIEIFPNPVTNTVSIKLKEGNTLKIAEMWNASGYKVLSTTNSTFEVGHLSSGVYSLKVQSKEGDFTEKLVKL from the coding sequence ATGAAAATTTTTACATTTCTACTCCTTCTTTTTCCTTTCGGTTTATGGGCACAAAATGGTTTTGAACAAAAGAAAAAAAATACTGATAAGTCAATAAAAGTAAAGGGGTTTGAAGTGATTGATGGTAGAGCGGCAAATAAAAGCCTTCGAAAGGCTCAGCCATCTGTTCCTGCTTTTGAACTTAAAGCTTTGCCGCTTTACAAAACTATAAAGTCTGACGAAGATCCAACTTTTATTCATATCGAAAACCTAAAATCACCTAGCACTTCTAAAAACGCCAAAGTAACAACAGAAAGTAAAGTGTATTCTTTTTTGGAGTCGGTAAATAAAGAGTTGCCTGTGAAAGACGTAAATGAGAGCTTTAAAATTACAAGTGTTACTAAGGATGAGAAAGGCAATGAGCACATAAGACTTCAGCAATCTCACAAGGGAGTCCCAGTTTATGGTGGGGAATTAGTGGTTCACACTAGAAATAATGAGGTGAAGACTCTAAATGGGCATATGGCGAATCTGCTCAACAATACTGAAACTATACCGCAGTTAAGTGAAGCAATGGCAGTTGAAAGAGGGATGGACGCCTTGTCGAAAGAAACAGTTATTCAAACCAAAGGCTTAACAGGTGGAATCCTAAAAATGAAAATGAGCGAAACTAGCCTGGTTTTATATGAGCATAATGGTGATTTGAAATTAGCTTATGAAATGGTTTTGCGTCCCAATATTCTTGAGCGTTGGGTATTATTTTTAGATGCACAAAATGGTGAAGTCTTAGAAAAATATAACCATACCTGTACCCTTGATGGAGTTTTTAAAACTCAAGCTGTCGATCTCAATGGAGTTCAGCAGAGTTTTATAATTACAGAAAGTAACAACAATTATTTTTTGGTTGACCCAAGCAAGAAGATGTACAATAACACCCAGTCAAAACTTCCAAATCAACCTGTGGGGGCTGTCTGGACAATTGATGCATCAAATGCAAGAATTGATGATAGCAATATGAAGTTTTCGCATGTGAATTCTACAGATGGGACGACTTGGAATGCAACAGCGGTTTCAGCCCATACAAATGCCTCAATATGTTACGATTACTATGAAAATACATTTAAACGAAATTCCCTAAACGGTTCGGGTGGAAATATTATTTCGGTCATCAATATCGCTGATGAGGATGGTGGAGGTATGGATAATGCTTATTGGAATGGAGAGTTTATGGGTTATGGAAATGGTCGAGATGGCTTCAAGCCCCTTGCAGGTGCATTGGATGTAGCTGGTCATGAAATGACACATGGTGTGATTGAGAATACGGCAAAACTCGAATACAGAAATCAAAGTGGAGCTTTGAACGAATCGTTTGCCGATATTTTTGGAGCAATGATAGACAGAGATGATTGGACACTTGGAGAGGATGTTGTAAGAAAAAATGTATTCCCTTCTGGTGCATTGAGAAGTCTCGAAAATCCTAATCAAGGAGGGAAAAACGATAATGGGTATCAGCCCAAAACAATGAGTCAATATGTTTTTCTAAGAGATATTCCTAGCGAGGATAATGGTGGAGTCCATATCAATAGTGGAATCACCAATTATGCATACTACCTATTCGCAACTGGTGCAGGAATGGATAAGAGTAAAGCAGAACAGATTTACTATCATACTCTAAGTAATTATCTTACACGAACTTCAAAATTTGTTGACTTAAGACTTGCGGTTATACAATCTAGTATTGATTTGTATGGTAATGGACAAGAAGTTGCAGCAGCAAAAAGTGCTTTTGATAGGGTTGGGATTGTGGAGCCTTCTAGTACTGGAGGTGGAACTACACCAGATCCTACTCCAAAACAAGAGATTCCAGTTAATCCTGGAGATCAATTCTTGGTTGTTTATGAGCCTGCTGGAAAAGACCTTTACTCAGGAAAAGCAGATTTGGAATCATCATTCACGTCTTTTGCTCAAGACATTGGGTGCAAGAAAAAACCCTCAATAACAGATGATGGGAACTTTGTTTATTGGGTTGGAGAAGATGGAAATATTTATAGGAAAAACTTGTTGACTACTGCTCAGGTTCAAAAAATGACTGATAACCAAGCATGGGATAATGTCGCTGTTTCCAAAAATGGTAAGTTACTTGCTGCACTTACAACCGAAGCAGAACCATTTATTTACATCTTTGATCTTGTCAATAATAAGAATGTAAAGTTTAGGCTTTTTAACCCAACGTATACTCAAGGAGTATCTACTGGTGAAGTATTATATGCTGATGCACTTGAGTGGGACTACTCAGGCGAATTTCTAATTTACGATGCATTTAACAGGGCTTCTGGTTTATTTGGTGATTTAGAATATTGGGATGTGGGAATCATTAAGGCCTGGGATGTTGCGACAGGTACTTTTACGGACGGAGGTGATATCCAGAAAATTTTTAGTGACCTTGACGAAGGAGATAACATAGGTAATCCAGCAATTGCAAAAACAAACCCTAATGTGATAGCATTTGACTATTTAAATTCCACCGATGATAGGATATTTATTCTTGGAGCTGACCTCTCAACTGGTAATCTCAATGTAATTCTTGAGAATAATGAAATTGGGTATCCCGACTATTCTGTCGAGGATAATGCGATGGTTTATAACTCTAGCTTAAGCAATGGTGATGAAGTAGTGAAAATAATTGGAATTAATAGTGATAGGATCTCCGCACAAAGTACCAGTGGGCAGCGTTTATTTAGTTCTGGTGAAGATAAATTTGCAGTTTATTTTGCCAAAGGCCAGCGTGCTTTGCCACAAAAGCAAGTACAAACTCTTTCTTTTCCGCCAATAGCAGATAAGAACAGAGGAGAGGTATTTACCCTTTCTGCTTCGGCTAGTTCAAAGTTGTCAGTACAATTTACTCTTGTGTCGGGAGATGCTGAGATAAATCAAGCAAGCCTAAAGGCTGGAAATATTCCAGGAAAAGTTACAGTTCAAGCTTTTCAGGTCGGTAATTCAGATTTTACTTCCATAAGTGCGGAACAAACCTTTTGTATCAGACCGTCATCGCCAAGTATTACGCTCAACGGGAATGTTGCTGTTGCTCAAGGAGGAACACTTTATCAGTGGTATTTGAATGGGAAGCCAATTAATGGACAAACAACGAATAATACCTTTAATACGAATCAGTTTTCGGGTTTGTACAATGTTCAGAGTATCACTCAAGATGGCTGTGGAAGCTCGCTTTCAAATGGTATCGCAACATCAATCCTTTTGGCTAACTCCGAAAGTCGAGATACTGAAATTGAGATATTTCCAAACCCAGTAACAAATACGGTAAGTATTAAACTAAAGGAAGGGAATACATTGAAAATAGCGGAGATGTGGAATGCTTCAGGTTATAAAGTGCTGTCAACAACAAATTCAACATTTGAAGTTGGACATTTATCAAGTGGGGTTTATTCGCTAAAAGTGCAAAGCAAGGAAGGCGACTTTACTGAAAAGCTTGTAAAGCTATAA
- a CDS encoding Putative lumazine-binding, with the protein MKNHCILIFSVLSLFLTLNSWAQDNENTKVQASIEGFFEGMKSGDTSLIKQQLYNYCDLKTIGINKNGAADIHETKMEAFINIIANKPASQILDERISSYDIKIDQNMAVAWTPYKFYVNDNFSHCGVNVFSLIKDGDKWKIFAIMDTRQKTGCD; encoded by the coding sequence ATGAAAAATCATTGCATTCTCATTTTTAGCGTTTTATCTCTTTTCCTCACGCTAAACTCATGGGCACAAGACAACGAAAACACCAAAGTACAAGCTAGTATAGAAGGCTTTTTTGAGGGAATGAAAAGTGGAGATACAAGTCTAATCAAGCAACAACTCTATAATTATTGCGATCTAAAGACTATTGGGATCAATAAGAATGGAGCAGCGGATATTCATGAAACCAAAATGGAAGCATTTATAAATATCATAGCTAACAAGCCCGCGTCACAAATTTTAGACGAAAGAATAAGCTCTTATGATATTAAAATAGATCAAAACATGGCTGTCGCATGGACGCCATATAAGTTTTATGTAAACGATAACTTTTCACACTGTGGAGTGAATGTCTTCTCACTTATAAAAGATGGTGACAAATGGAAAATCTTCGCCATCATGGACACTCGCCAAAAAACTGGTTGCGATTAA
- a CDS encoding YcxB-like protein — MVVKTKKFALDKKKYVKLAFSRQLKKVSIWLLIPAAIAVLGLVLNFTGVYKNWWILITAIVGAILFVAFWYLQFYAATQMEQNAQMFERFAYEIDSRQIMVKINKKEGGIIKWDTIQSAEKTDDAYLLHVSRGQFFHFPFTAFNSDHDKRLMESILTRKSLL, encoded by the coding sequence ATGGTTGTAAAAACTAAAAAATTTGCATTAGATAAGAAAAAATACGTAAAACTTGCTTTTTCACGTCAACTGAAAAAAGTAAGTATTTGGCTACTAATCCCTGCAGCAATCGCTGTTCTTGGACTTGTCCTTAATTTCACTGGAGTTTACAAAAATTGGTGGATTCTTATCACGGCTATAGTTGGAGCAATTCTTTTTGTCGCTTTTTGGTATTTACAATTTTATGCTGCCACACAAATGGAGCAAAACGCTCAGATGTTTGAAAGGTTCGCATATGAAATTGACTCGAGGCAAATAATGGTCAAAATCAACAAAAAAGAAGGTGGAATCATTAAATGGGATACCATTCAGTCGGCTGAAAAAACAGACGATGCTTATTTGTTACATGTTTCAAGAGGTCAGTTTTTCCACTTCCCTTTCACGGCATTCAATAGTGACCACGACAAACGTCTAATGGAATCTATACTTACAAGAAAATCGCTTTTGTAA
- a CDS encoding pyrimidine operon attenuation protein / uracil phosphoribosyltransferase, producing MPIDSQVEEVKEFSVLLDATTTLQKVKRMGYEILENNFDQKEIVLVGIDGEGFRLAELLLETLTQVTDKKVEIARVIFDKKAKTQPDIKIESEIDTFKNKTIIMIDDVLNTGRTIAFALRPFLSIPLKKIEVAVLVDRDHLIFPVSAKYIGYSLSTTLREHIKVKLSDKNDVGVYLY from the coding sequence ATGCCAATCGACAGCCAAGTAGAAGAGGTAAAAGAATTTAGTGTGCTGCTAGACGCAACCACTACACTCCAAAAGGTAAAAAGAATGGGGTACGAGATACTAGAGAACAATTTCGATCAAAAGGAAATTGTACTTGTAGGTATTGATGGTGAGGGTTTTAGGTTAGCAGAGTTGCTGCTTGAAACTTTAACTCAAGTGACGGACAAAAAAGTAGAAATCGCAAGAGTAATTTTTGATAAAAAAGCAAAAACGCAGCCTGATATAAAGATTGAAAGTGAAATAGACACTTTTAAAAATAAAACTATTATCATGATAGATGACGTGCTCAATACAGGTAGAACCATCGCATTTGCTTTACGTCCATTCTTATCTATCCCACTCAAAAAAATTGAAGTAGCCGTTTTAGTGGATAGAGACCATCTAATATTCCCAGTTTCTGCGAAATATATTGGGTATAGCCTTTCTACTACGCTTAGAGAGCATATCAAAGTAAAGCTGAGCGACAAAAACGATGTCGGCGTGTATTTATACTAA
- a CDS encoding chorismate synthase, producing MSSNYGTIFKISTFGESHGKAIGVVIDGCPAGLDFDLANIQAELDKRKPGQSRITTQRKEADSVEALSGVFENKTTGTPIALVIHNEDQRSKDYGHIADKFRPSHADYTYSAKYGIRDYRGGGRSSARETAARVAAGALAKQVLASLGIEINAYVEQIGKLKLETDYKNLDLSKTYTNAVRCPDEKMAEEMFEYIDQTRKKGDSIGGIIKCVATGVPVGWGEPVFDKLHAELGKAMLSINAVKGFEYGSGFAGAELYGSEHNDEFVLDENNQIKTSTNHAGGILGGISSGEDIYFRVAFKPTATIMVDQKSVNEAGEAVMVSGKGRHDPCVLPRAVPIVEAMAAIVLVDFYLRAKTNKL from the coding sequence ATGAGTAGTAACTACGGTACAATATTTAAGATTTCCACATTTGGCGAATCTCACGGTAAAGCAATTGGAGTGGTAATAGATGGCTGTCCAGCCGGTCTAGATTTTGATTTAGCTAATATTCAAGCAGAGCTTGACAAAAGAAAACCTGGACAATCAAGAATTACGACACAAAGAAAAGAGGCAGATTCTGTAGAAGCTCTTTCTGGAGTTTTTGAAAATAAAACAACAGGTACTCCTATAGCACTGGTTATTCATAACGAAGATCAACGTAGCAAAGACTACGGACACATCGCTGATAAGTTTAGACCTTCGCATGCCGATTATACTTACTCTGCCAAATATGGAATAAGAGATTATCGAGGTGGAGGACGTAGTTCGGCTAGAGAAACAGCTGCAAGAGTTGCTGCAGGTGCATTGGCAAAACAAGTTTTAGCAAGCTTAGGTATTGAAATCAACGCTTATGTTGAACAAATTGGAAAGCTAAAGCTAGAAACAGACTACAAAAACCTAGACCTTTCAAAAACCTACACTAACGCTGTACGTTGCCCTGATGAAAAAATGGCAGAGGAAATGTTTGAATACATTGACCAAACTCGCAAAAAGGGTGACTCTATTGGTGGAATTATAAAATGTGTTGCAACCGGCGTTCCTGTAGGCTGGGGAGAACCAGTTTTTGATAAACTTCATGCAGAACTCGGTAAAGCCATGCTTAGCATTAATGCTGTAAAAGGTTTTGAATATGGTAGTGGGTTTGCAGGAGCCGAATTATATGGTTCGGAACATAATGACGAATTTGTATTGGATGAAAACAATCAAATAAAAACTAGCACTAACCATGCAGGTGGTATTTTAGGCGGAATATCGTCCGGAGAAGATATTTACTTCAGAGTAGCTTTTAAACCAACTGCAACTATAATGGTTGACCAAAAAAGTGTCAACGAAGCAGGTGAAGCGGTAATGGTTAGTGGAAAAGGAAGACATGACCCTTGTGTTTTGCCTAGAGCTGTGCCAATCGTAGAAGCAATGGCTGCTATTGTTTTGGTTGATTTCTATTTACGTGCCAAGACAAATAAGCTATAA
- a CDS encoding Oxygen tolerance: MSPLSKFFYCISLAFLVLSGYGQGKKDIKFEVNKHTFEEGDELVISIILTDASKSDVSNFPKIDGFKKKNKTVSHTKIKKDGKTVLRHVINQTYIAREPGEHNSSPFEFIINEEKTTFPAISFTIEGESNIKGLKEESVASNEELQLFLFVNNNKVIVGEGLVVNVGFYVPKSNTSEIAFGKNFNAELQAMQKAIEPKNSLINRKNIQEVTSQEITFKNKTFIKYLLYEAVFYPLQKGNLYFPQLEITIDQKLPSDSLKTVSKKYKSSPYSVKVEEMPEHPLKNKVPSGVFQLRKIRFPKEIATGKIYNYSISIAGNGNFRTMVLPKPDNDTKFDFYPPEAKERLIAGSPTGEKTFSFKIYPKDSGLVDLGEYFPFMYFNTAKNSYDTLKFVQKVQITGEQIISSQDATTSIYSNIENLDIGEKHINFTKIIKNLANIILILMLAGTFFLFVGKKYEP, from the coding sequence ATGAGCCCTTTGAGCAAATTTTTCTATTGTATTAGCCTTGCATTCCTTGTGCTAAGCGGCTATGGGCAAGGTAAGAAGGACATCAAATTTGAAGTAAACAAGCATACTTTTGAAGAGGGAGATGAATTGGTTATCAGCATAATTCTCACAGACGCTTCTAAGTCAGATGTATCAAATTTTCCTAAAATTGATGGTTTCAAAAAAAAGAATAAAACAGTTTCTCATACCAAGATTAAGAAAGACGGTAAAACTGTATTAAGGCACGTAATCAATCAAACATATATAGCTAGAGAACCAGGAGAGCACAATTCATCACCTTTTGAATTTATCATAAACGAAGAAAAAACAACCTTTCCTGCTATAAGTTTCACCATTGAAGGTGAGTCAAACATTAAAGGTTTGAAAGAAGAGTCCGTTGCTTCCAATGAAGAGTTGCAGCTTTTTCTTTTTGTAAACAACAACAAGGTCATTGTTGGCGAAGGGCTGGTTGTTAATGTGGGTTTTTACGTTCCCAAGTCAAATACAAGTGAAATTGCATTTGGTAAAAACTTCAATGCAGAATTACAGGCCATGCAAAAGGCTATTGAACCTAAAAATTCGCTTATTAATCGCAAAAACATTCAAGAAGTTACGAGTCAGGAAATTACATTTAAAAACAAAACTTTTATCAAATACTTGCTTTATGAAGCTGTATTTTATCCTCTCCAAAAAGGCAATTTGTATTTCCCTCAATTAGAAATAACTATTGATCAAAAGTTGCCTAGCGACTCCTTAAAAACAGTAAGTAAAAAGTATAAATCTTCTCCATACAGTGTCAAAGTGGAAGAAATGCCCGAGCATCCACTAAAAAACAAAGTCCCTTCTGGAGTATTTCAACTACGAAAAATTAGATTCCCTAAAGAAATCGCAACTGGGAAAATTTATAATTATTCCATTTCGATAGCTGGCAATGGCAATTTCAGAACAATGGTTTTGCCTAAACCTGACAATGACACTAAATTTGATTTCTATCCTCCTGAAGCCAAAGAAAGACTCATAGCTGGAAGTCCCACTGGTGAAAAAACCTTTTCGTTTAAGATTTACCCAAAAGACTCAGGGCTGGTGGATCTTGGAGAGTACTTCCCATTTATGTATTTCAACACGGCGAAAAATTCATATGACACCCTTAAGTTTGTTCAAAAAGTACAAATTACTGGTGAACAAATTATCAGTAGCCAAGATGCAACAACAAGTATCTACAGCAACATTGAAAACTTAGATATTGGAGAAAAACATATAAATTTTACCAAAATCATTAAAAACTTAGCCAACATCATTCTAATTTTGATGCTGGCAGGAACATTTTTCCTTTTCGTTGGGAAAAAATATGAACCATAA
- a CDS encoding BNR/Asp-box repeat-containing protein has protein sequence MKKNILVAFFSFCFFGSFAQWEKAPKLSEGSFRSIDATQGARVWAGGSANTILTSTDNGKSWSKMNVGAAYKLDFRGIAALDEMKVVAVSAGLAEEGSAKIFLSEDGGKSWKMTFDSNEKGVFMDGVKFFNAKEGIVYGDPIDGRMFILKTVDGGRTWSRIGEKMPDLKEGEASFAASNSNIFVLDNTVWIATQDRIFRSKNRGTDWEVFSTFFPSGTTAGIFGMHFSSQSDGVILGGDYVNDKGKFPNIAFTQNGGKTWHKTQEIEPFGLKEAAWKIGIDQVLVIGTTGTSIAHLDSGKYEVLDSESFHALSCNSKYCFAIGGKGNLARMKIGD, from the coding sequence ATGAAAAAAAATATTCTTGTAGCATTTTTCAGTTTTTGCTTTTTTGGGTCATTTGCTCAGTGGGAGAAAGCTCCAAAGCTAAGCGAAGGTTCTTTTAGGAGCATTGATGCAACCCAAGGTGCTAGAGTTTGGGCTGGTGGTTCTGCGAATACTATTTTAACAAGTACTGACAACGGGAAGTCGTGGAGCAAAATGAACGTTGGAGCTGCTTATAAGTTAGATTTTAGAGGAATTGCTGCCCTAGACGAGATGAAGGTTGTAGCAGTAAGTGCAGGTTTGGCTGAGGAGGGATCGGCCAAAATATTCTTGAGTGAAGACGGTGGTAAAAGCTGGAAAATGACATTTGATTCCAATGAAAAAGGTGTTTTCATGGATGGGGTTAAGTTTTTTAATGCAAAAGAGGGAATTGTTTATGGAGACCCTATTGACGGAAGAATGTTCATACTCAAGACTGTTGATGGAGGCAGAACTTGGTCTCGTATTGGTGAAAAAATGCCAGACTTGAAAGAAGGTGAAGCATCTTTTGCTGCTAGTAATTCTAATATTTTCGTACTTGACAATACTGTTTGGATTGCGACCCAAGATCGTATTTTTAGATCAAAAAATAGAGGTACTGATTGGGAAGTTTTTTCAACTTTTTTTCCATCTGGTACTACTGCCGGGATTTTTGGCATGCATTTTAGCAGTCAATCAGATGGTGTAATTTTGGGAGGGGACTATGTGAATGATAAAGGAAAGTTTCCAAATATCGCCTTCACTCAGAATGGTGGAAAAACTTGGCATAAAACTCAAGAAATTGAACCGTTTGGTTTGAAAGAGGCTGCTTGGAAAATTGGTATTGATCAAGTTTTAGTCATTGGTACTACAGGTACCAGCATTGCTCATTTAGATTCAGGAAAGTATGAAGTGCTAGATTCAGAGAGTTTTCATGCTTTAAGCTGCAATAGTAAATATTGCTTCGCAATTGGTGGAAAGGGGAATTTGGCACGAATGAAAATAGGTGACTAA
- a CDS encoding phytoene desaturase: MTKKVAVIGSGIGGIATAIRLQNKGYEVSIFESNNYLGGKLSEITIGNYRFDAGPSLFTMPEYVDELFRISNKDPKDYFTYQRLPNICNYFWDDRTRLEANADPAVFAQEIESKLNVKAEIIEKYLDQSKRNYGILGGLFVEQSLHKWSTWFSSKAMKGYLNIFNLGLFSTLNKKNEVTFSNPKLVQLFNRYATYNGSDPYQTPATMSIIPHLEYNVGAYFPTKGMNSITKSLIDLAKSIGVKVNLNSPVKEIIVTNGKAVGIKTDTIHNFDVVVSNMDISPTYRKLLPTQPAPEKTLAQPRSGSGLIFYWGIKKNFKELDLHNILFSENYEEEFKYQFSKKDIYNDPTVYINISSKQKLDDAPAGCENWFVLINAPANEGQNWDEIIERTRKNIIAKVKHNLGVDISELIEVEEVLDPRSIELKTSSAQGALYGTSSNNKFAAFFRHPNFSSKIKNLYFVGGSVHPGGGIPLALSSAKIVSEILDN; the protein is encoded by the coding sequence ATGACAAAGAAAGTTGCTGTTATTGGTTCTGGTATAGGTGGTATTGCTACTGCGATACGACTTCAGAACAAAGGTTATGAAGTTTCGATTTTTGAAAGCAATAATTACCTAGGAGGAAAACTGAGTGAAATAACAATTGGCAACTATAGGTTTGATGCTGGACCTTCCTTGTTCACAATGCCTGAGTATGTCGATGAGCTATTTAGAATTAGTAATAAGGACCCAAAAGATTACTTTACCTATCAAAGACTTCCAAATATCTGCAACTACTTTTGGGATGACAGAACAAGACTTGAAGCGAATGCAGACCCAGCAGTTTTTGCTCAAGAAATAGAAAGCAAGCTAAATGTCAAAGCGGAGATAATAGAAAAGTATCTCGACCAAAGCAAACGAAATTATGGTATTCTCGGAGGCCTGTTTGTCGAGCAGTCGCTTCATAAATGGAGCACTTGGTTCTCTTCAAAAGCTATGAAAGGATATCTTAATATTTTTAACCTCGGATTATTTTCAACTTTAAACAAAAAAAACGAAGTCACTTTCTCCAACCCAAAGCTTGTTCAACTATTTAATCGTTACGCAACTTACAATGGGTCAGACCCGTACCAAACTCCCGCGACAATGAGCATTATTCCACATTTGGAATATAATGTAGGAGCCTACTTCCCTACGAAGGGAATGAATAGCATTACAAAAAGTCTTATCGACTTAGCTAAAAGCATTGGTGTAAAAGTGAATCTCAACTCTCCAGTAAAAGAAATTATTGTAACCAACGGTAAAGCTGTAGGTATTAAAACAGATACAATTCACAACTTTGATGTTGTCGTTTCCAATATGGATATTAGTCCAACTTACAGAAAACTTCTTCCAACTCAGCCAGCTCCCGAAAAAACATTAGCTCAACCTAGAAGTGGTTCGGGCCTAATTTTTTATTGGGGGATTAAAAAGAATTTCAAAGAACTGGACCTTCATAATATTCTATTCTCGGAGAATTATGAGGAGGAGTTCAAATATCAGTTTAGCAAAAAAGACATCTATAATGACCCTACAGTTTATATCAATATATCTTCTAAACAGAAGCTAGATGACGCCCCAGCAGGTTGTGAAAACTGGTTTGTACTTATCAATGCCCCTGCGAATGAAGGTCAAAACTGGGACGAAATAATTGAACGTACACGGAAAAACATAATTGCCAAAGTAAAGCATAACCTTGGCGTAGATATAAGTGAGCTCATAGAAGTGGAAGAGGTTTTAGACCCTCGTTCCATTGAGCTAAAAACGAGTAGTGCTCAAGGAGCTCTTTACGGAACTAGTTCCAATAATAAATTTGCTGCATTTTTCCGCCACCCCAATTTTTCTTCCAAAATCAAGAATCTATATTTTGTGGGAGGAAGCGTTCACCCAGGTGGAGGAATACCTCTTGCCTTATCTTCTGCAAAGATTGTAAGCGAAATACTTGACAATTAA